The Gadus macrocephalus chromosome 9, ASM3116895v1 genomic interval atttaacccgattattgttatttatatccgagattatttaatctaacccgatccaagctctatcatccatccaaacacggcggcgtttgggtttccttcctcggactccttgatcctcggactccttaaatggtcagatacgcgcgtatctgaccatttttgacacaaaatggtcaagcaacattttcgctgcgttacgcacgtacatggtacgcgaggtacgcgcttggtgtgttcgcaccttaatgGTCCacaaatcttagctatgctctgattggaggagggtgtggaagtgggaggtaatactcaaatgtgcccccttcctacgtaggagggggcaccGAAacggactcgctcgtttggtatcTGTAGgcagggtactttcagaaatgcagatctcactcaaaaaatcatgtacagacttttttcaaagtttgtatgcttGTGGGAGCACCAGAATCACAGAACACccaaaatcccaggaaaagtgttgttttcataatatgtcccctttcaGTATATCAAATACCATTCCACCATGACTGATTGTCATTTGGAAGCCTGATTCCAAattatgcatttttaatgtaGGCATATCGTTTTGACCTGCTAATTTTGAAAGTAGCTTGCAAGCCGAAAAAAGTGTGTGCACCCCTGCATTAGAATATACATGATGCAATACAAGTTTATCCTCAGGGATAAAAGTCCATCCTGTTTGGGTAAAACTGGACACGAAGGAGGGATTATAATGAGATCCAATGAGAATAGGAggaaacaataaaaaagaacaatcCTAGACCATCAAACAGACTGCTGAAAAAGCTCTCAAGTGCTCGATAACCTTCCCATATTCCTAGAACGGCTCAATTATCAGCGTTGAAGATTTCCTCTGTGCATTTAGGCAAAGAAGAAGAACAGAAGGACAATACCTTAATTGCAATTTGATTTCAGATGGATGTTCATTACAATATTACATATCTTATACTTGGAGGGCATGTACAGCTttcaaaatatagatatatatatttctcaATTACTTTCCTGCTCTTCATTCTAATTATCTGCAGTAATACTATTGTTTTATATGTCATCTATGTACATGAAAGCCTTCACAAACCCATGTATATTtttgttgctgctttgctgaTGAACGCCCTATTTGGAAGCATAACCGTCTATCCCAAACTCCTTGTGGATCTGCTGTCAGCAACCCAAACTATATCCCGTCCTGCCTGCCGGTTACAGAGCTTTTTAATATACGTGTATGCTGCTTGTGAATTCACACTTTTGTCAGCGATGGCTTTTGATAGGTATGTATCCATATGCAGACCTCTCCAATACCACTCCCTTGTCAGCCCACAAATTGTCAAAATAATGTTGGTTTTGGCCTTTTGTTGGCCAATTTGTAAAATGGGAATTGGCATTATTCATTCAGCTAGTTTAGGCCTATGCAAGTTTGTGTTAACGAGAATTATTTGTGATAACTATTCCCTTGTCAAAGCAGGGTGTGGGGATTCAACCGTAAGCAATGCATATGGACTTTCTGTAATGGTACTTTCTATATTTCCACATCTgatatttattatgttttcttACACCAGAATATTGATAATTTGTCTGAGGAGCTCCAGAGATTTCAGGAGAGGAGCTCTCAACACTTGTCTCCCCCACCTTGTTATATTTCTGAACTTTACCATAATCATTATGTTTGAAGTCATTCAAAATCGTATCCCCTCTGGCATACCGCATATTGTTCGTCTTATAGTATCTCTCCTGTATGTTGTGATTCCTCCTCTCTTCAATCCTCTCATGTACGGATTTAAAATGCAAGAGATATCTCAATGTCTTGTAGAACTATTCAGGCTGAAATAACAGCATTTGACTGACATTACGCTGCTACAAAGTGGATACCACTGACAAAAAATACTTTTGATTTATAAGATACATCTTTATCTGAAATGTGGACAACTCTGATTCTGAATtgctttgtgttttatttgtttgattattattatgtttgctCTCTTAAAAAAGGTAAAATTCAGGCTATAATGTGAGTGGAAGTTCATAGggtgggagggagcagagagggagtggCATTTTTGgggttgtttatttttaaagtcatttatttaatattggcTGTCACAGAATTTGACTTATGTTATATTTGTTCCTACTTACAGGTCAGATATGATACAAAACATTCAAATAATCATGTACTTTTCACTTTTTCATAGTGTCCCACAAAATATAAACTGCATATTATTACAAGTGTAAGTCAATTGAAGCGTTAAATTCTGAagatgtgttaaaataaatacagatgtcaaatatgttatgtgttgttgttttctcctaaaattgtgttttaaaggttgtttatttttatatatcttCACTGGATATAATACATTTTCCACACATATTTTGTACTTAGATCCAGAAAGATAAATCAGATGTTTTAAGAAGACTAAGCTAGCTGGCGAAAAACACTGTTTAACCAACACCTGTCAGCTCCATATCTAACCCAATATATGTTTTATAAATTAATTTGTAAAATTAAATCATGTTAATAaagataataattaataattaaaagtaataaatacaatatattagagctgtcaagcgattaaaatatttaatcgtgattaatcgcattaatgtcatagttaactattattaatcgcgattaatcgcaaattctttttctatgctaaatatcccttgatttttttgtcccataattcttctcattttaattctcttatcaacatggtgaagtgcatcggcttgccttgtgcaaattatttttttattgataacaacattggcatatactgatcaaaacaggacgatacaaaaaaagagcctatagtgcaattaaacgactgctttgaacaaatgtcatttgaaaatagcagtcaggctactgcttctttgtttttgttttgcttctttttttttttttaataaaataattacgttaatcgcgcgataaaaaatttaacgccgttaaatttggtttgcgttaacgccgttaataacgcgtttaactgacagctctacaatatatacataaaatcgCGATTTTGCACGACGATTTTTGACATCGGTCGCGATCGACCAGTCGATCGCAAAGGTAGTGCAAGTAGATCACATGTTCTACttgaaaaatatattaaaaagttttatttaactttatttatttttttatctaacATCCCTATTTAATTTGAAACTTCATTGATGTAAATTGGCCATCAGATTTTGAGCAACGGTTCCAAGACTTCGCTTAACTCGAGCCGTTTCATTTATGTGCTATACATTTAGGGAAGATGTTGAGGTTGATTTAATCACATCAAAAATTGCAGAACTGTTTCACCTGAGCAAGTCTGCAGTGGCGGATGCGATTTTGATAATACAAGCTGATATTGAGCTTAAGTCCAGGGCTCCTGGACAATTTTGGAACTTACTGATAAAAGGAAAACCATCCAAGCATGAGGAAATGTGCTTTCTCCTTGACTGCATCATTTGGCTCTACTAGTTTATGCCAGTCAGTCTTTTCCcacattaaggcccaatcccatttccaccccttaccccttcccccccccccccccccttgttttTGTAGGGGTAGGGCTGGCCCAATTCTCATTtgggttaaaggtcccatgacatgaaaatctcactttatgaggttttctaacataaatatgagttcccctagcctgcctatggtcccccagtggctaaaacttgcgtttggtgtaaaacgagcactagctgttctgctcgcctttgaaaaaacggaggctcaagcacgctgatttggaatgtctgtgtttaggacgtcataaactcataaagcatctaagctcctcgccttactctgcctggcccgcccagagatgttggcccgccaatgagactcgaccgtgcgagcgccacatgtgtgtgtgtgtgaatacacacactgtaacgcaagtgtttcttgtcggttctttgacgtctcttgtatttccacaacgacactgtcgtgggggttatctgagccatggttgagaaggaattgggggaaaggaactttggctttgactcgctaaagtacatgaactgcgacatgccgctggttgccacgaggcaccatcgcccggcagcgggcagccggcggcaggcagcgagcggttcagtcgacttcaggttga includes:
- the LOC132464607 gene encoding olfactory receptor 56A5-like, translating into MDVHYNITYLILGGHVQLSKYRYIYFSITFLLFILIICSNTIVLYVIYVHESLHKPMYIFVAALLMNALFGSITVYPKLLVDLLSATQTISRPACRLQSFLIYVYAACEFTLLSAMAFDRYVSICRPLQYHSLVSPQIVKIMLVLAFCWPICKMGIGIIHSASLGLCKFVLTRIICDNYSLVKAGCGDSTVSNAYGLSVMVLSIFPHLIFIMFSYTRILIICLRSSRDFRRGALNTCLPHLVIFLNFTIIIMFEVIQNRIPSGIPHIVRLIVSLLYVVIPPLFNPLMYGFKMQEISQCLVELFRLK